The DNA region AACATAAATAGCGGGATAACTGATAAATCCTGAAACAGTAATGTTGCAAAGGATGCCTGACCGCCTAGAGTGCCAAGTTGTCTTTTTTCTGCGAGTGCCGTCAATCCAATCGCCGTGGAGGACATTGCCACCCCCATTCCGATCACCAAGGCTTCTGACCACGTAAAGCTCATCATATGCGCTGCTAATGTCACGAGCCCTATCGTGCCTAGCACTTGTAACCCACCTAAGCCGAACAGTATCTTGCGTAATTCCCATACCTTCTGCGACTCGAGTTCCAGCCCGATTAGGAACAGCATCAACACCACCCCAAATTCAGCAAAATGGAGTACATGTTCAGGGTCAGGAATCAGCTTTAATGCATACGGACCGATCAATATCCCCGCGAGTAAATAACCAAGCACAGATCCTAGGCCTAGTCTTTTAAATAAGGGGACTAAAAATATTGCAGAGGAAAGATATATCGTTGCTTGAATAAGAAAATTTGATGAATCCATAGATACCTTAAAGTGAATTTTCTTAAAAAGAATGATTATAGATAGTTAATACTCTCATTTTCATCATTATTTGTTCGCGTTAATCTTACGCCCTCAATTGTTCATTTTAATGAAAAGTAATTTCATATTTAACTATCTAGTGTTAAATATGTCATCACTTTATAGTGTGAAACATGCAGCAACGCAATGAATTAACCACTAAAACAAATGATTAAAAGGAAACTATCATGAACAAACCTTACACCCGCCTAGATCGCAATAACGCAGCAGTATTATTAGTTGACCATCAAGCAGGCCTTATGTCACTCGTGCGCGACATCGAACCAGATCGCTTTAAGAACAACGTGTTAGCATTAGCTGACTCAGCGAAGTACTTCAATCTGCCAACCATCTTAACCACTAGTTTCGAAAATGGCCCTAACGGCCCGCTGATGCCAGAATTGAAAGAAATGTTCCCAGATGCGCCTTATATCGCTCGTCCAGGCCAGATTAACGCCTGGGATAACGAAGACTTTGTTAAAGCGATTAAAGCCACGGGTAAGAAACAACTGATTATTGCAGGCGTAGTCACCGAAGTATGTGTTGCGTTTGTAGCTTTAGCAGCGATTGAAGAAGGTTTCGATGTATTTATCGTGGCAGATGCATCCGGCACATTCAACGAGATGACTCGTGATGCCGCATGGCAGCGTATGGCAGCCGCAGGCGTACAGTTTATGACTTGGTTTGGTGTGGCGTGTGAACTGCACCGCGATTGGCGCAATGACATTGAAGGCTTAGCGACACTGCTTTCTAACCATATTCCTGATTATCGCAACCTGATTACCTCTTTTAACGCGCTCAACACTAAATAATAAAATCTAAAATTGAGATACAGGAAAGTAAATCCTTTTCTGTATTTCAATTTCAATGCTAACCACAGTAAGAGTTCTGCTCGAACAAAAAACCAACGCCAGCAGAAACAAAACGCTTAAGCGCTCGAACTCCACCCCATTTCACGGCAGAAATTCCAATCTGTTACAAGGAGTGTTTCATACGGATGCAAATACCAACCAAAGCCTTGGATTAATCGCCAAGGCTTTTTATTGCCCATAAGTTCAGACATCAGCCTTTCAGGCTTTTACTCACTACTTCAAACACATCATTGGAA from Methylotenera sp. L2L1 includes:
- the ycaC gene encoding isochorismate family cysteine hydrolase YcaC, which translates into the protein MNKPYTRLDRNNAAVLLVDHQAGLMSLVRDIEPDRFKNNVLALADSAKYFNLPTILTTSFENGPNGPLMPELKEMFPDAPYIARPGQINAWDNEDFVKAIKATGKKQLIIAGVVTEVCVAFVALAAIEEGFDVFIVADASGTFNEMTRDAAWQRMAAAGVQFMTWFGVACELHRDWRNDIEGLATLLSNHIPDYRNLITSFNALNTK